The following coding sequences lie in one Psychrobacter arenosus genomic window:
- a CDS encoding NUDIX hydrolase, whose protein sequence is MNWSYTHAHRQGSGTTEVVAVLIAITGDKARVLTVDTGKLLPNGPLMPLHRSLQAGVRQWVEEQTQQPLGYIEQLYTFVDTHRRNADGHALVYVSYLGLVQETQLCELETQAVWRDWYDYFPWENHLQGPPEAISDLIMPELAKWAAASETANQRLRREQRIALCWGLQVASEPDITKTATPKTDTAKTQATDIDWVSEHALLRYEMLYEAGLLPESPTYQPNKLPASWSKIIGKPMYYDHRRVIATAISRLRAKIEYRPLIFGLMPDAFTLSQLQQSVEALSGVKLHKQNFRRLLEHQDLVEPTGESSNASRGRPAKLYRFRYDIELQSLLMDSKLPKRK, encoded by the coding sequence ATGAATTGGTCTTATACGCATGCGCACCGTCAGGGCAGTGGTACCACTGAAGTGGTGGCTGTGCTTATCGCTATCACGGGAGATAAAGCGCGAGTCCTGACGGTTGATACTGGCAAACTGTTGCCCAATGGTCCCTTGATGCCATTGCATCGCTCTTTGCAAGCGGGCGTGCGTCAATGGGTGGAAGAGCAGACGCAGCAGCCGCTCGGCTATATCGAACAGCTTTATACCTTTGTTGATACGCATCGTCGCAACGCAGATGGTCATGCGTTGGTGTATGTCAGCTATCTAGGACTAGTGCAAGAGACGCAACTGTGTGAGCTAGAGACGCAAGCAGTCTGGCGCGATTGGTATGACTATTTTCCGTGGGAAAACCATTTACAGGGCCCACCGGAAGCTATTAGCGATTTAATCATGCCAGAGTTGGCTAAATGGGCAGCTGCTAGCGAAACTGCCAATCAGCGTTTGCGCCGTGAGCAAAGGATTGCCTTGTGTTGGGGCTTGCAGGTAGCTAGCGAGCCTGATATTACCAAGACTGCTACTCCTAAGACTGATACAGCCAAGACTCAAGCTACAGATATTGATTGGGTCTCCGAGCATGCGTTACTGCGGTACGAGATGCTTTATGAAGCGGGGTTGTTGCCTGAATCACCCACGTATCAGCCTAATAAGCTGCCCGCCAGTTGGTCAAAAATCATTGGCAAGCCTATGTATTACGACCATCGCCGGGTGATTGCTACTGCGATATCACGCTTACGCGCTAAGATTGAATACCGTCCGCTAATCTTTGGCCTGATGCCAGATGCCTTTACCTTGTCGCAGTTGCAGCAAAGTGTGGAGGCGCTGTCAGGGGTGAAACTGCATAAGCAAAACTTCCGTCGTCTGCTTGAGCATCAAGATTTGGTAGAGCCTACAGGAGAGAGTAGCAATGCCAGTCGCGGTCGTCCTGCTAAGCTATATCGGTTCCGCTATGACATTGAGCTACAGAGTTTATTGATGGACAGCAAATTACCCAAACGCAAGTAG
- the nadA gene encoding quinolinate synthase NadA, producing the protein MKIYPYDAPTLNQAGELSNQLNIEYAKAKIPADMSRSERQAVEANIRRLLQQHNAVLVAHYYVDPFIQELALETGGCVGDSLEMARFGQEHPATTLVVAGVRFMGESAKILSMEKTVLMADLEAECSLDLGCPIDDFSAFCDAHPDRTVVVYANTSAEVKARADWVVTSSVGLEIVSHLHANGEKIIWGPDRHLGNYIQKQTGADMLLWQGSCIVHNEFKATELQQLKAEHPDAVVLVHPESPDSVVQLADVVGSTSKLLNATKEMDAKTFIVGTDLGILHEMQKHSPEKRFLAAPTAGESATCKSCAFCPWMAMNGLKGIEHSLETGTGEVHLAPDLAERALKPLQRMLDFAAEQKRRVQASGDIVADRPLFNKVGAA; encoded by the coding sequence ATGAAAATATATCCTTATGATGCCCCCACCTTAAATCAGGCAGGTGAGCTATCGAACCAACTGAACATTGAATACGCCAAAGCTAAGATACCGGCAGATATGTCTCGCTCGGAGCGACAAGCCGTAGAAGCCAATATCAGACGGTTGTTACAACAGCATAATGCAGTCCTGGTCGCGCATTATTATGTCGATCCCTTTATCCAAGAGTTGGCTTTAGAGACGGGCGGTTGTGTAGGCGACTCCTTAGAGATGGCGCGCTTTGGTCAAGAGCATCCTGCCACGACCTTAGTCGTCGCTGGGGTACGCTTTATGGGCGAATCAGCCAAAATTCTTAGCATGGAAAAAACCGTATTAATGGCGGATTTGGAAGCGGAATGCTCGCTCGACCTAGGCTGCCCTATCGACGACTTTAGTGCTTTCTGTGATGCCCATCCTGACCGTACTGTCGTGGTCTATGCCAATACTAGCGCTGAAGTGAAAGCACGCGCGGATTGGGTCGTGACCTCTTCAGTCGGGTTAGAAATCGTCAGCCACTTGCATGCTAATGGCGAAAAAATCATCTGGGGCCCTGACCGCCATTTGGGTAATTATATCCAAAAACAAACCGGCGCGGATATGCTGCTCTGGCAAGGGTCGTGTATCGTGCACAACGAATTTAAAGCAACAGAACTGCAGCAACTTAAAGCCGAACATCCTGATGCGGTGGTGTTAGTCCATCCCGAGTCGCCCGATAGCGTGGTGCAATTAGCCGATGTGGTGGGCTCGACCAGTAAGCTATTGAACGCTACTAAAGAAATGGACGCCAAGACCTTTATCGTTGGTACGGATTTGGGCATTTTACATGAGATGCAAAAACACTCTCCCGAAAAACGTTTCTTAGCGGCGCCTACTGCAGGTGAAAGTGCTACTTGTAAGAGCTGTGCTTTCTGCCCGTGGATGGCAATGAATGGCTTAAAAGGGATTGAGCATAGTTTGGAAACCGGCACGGGTGAGGTCCATCTCGCGCCTGATTTAGCCGAACGCGCGCTGAAACCGCTACAACGTATGCTCGACTTTGCTGCAGAGCAAAAACGTCGTGTCCAAGCCAGCGGTGATATCGTTGCGGATCGCCCCCTATTTAATAAAGTCGGTGCGGCTTAG
- the nadB gene encoding L-aspartate oxidase → MTTAVPQSEVSPAQTLIPSSAKLDSMDCDVLIIGAGLAGLSTALSLPTTLKVIVLSKKELTACSSHYAQGGIAASLAAEDSVEDHIADTLVAGDGLCDSSNTAEILTAGANAVAWLQAQGVPFTLQEQAALDKNINSQTGLPSPVDLHLTQEGGHGRRRVAHADDATGYYIMQTLSQQTLDASNITVLTGYEALELLSRDTIASEKVTSEPSVCSGALVLDSENQNILTINSAATVLATGGLGQLFQRATAPDVCMGDGMMMAWQAGCRLANLEFVQFHPTGLALDNSNFLISEALRGEGAYLRCPLTGERFMAQYDERLELAPRDIVARAIAAQIKQNGLGYVHLDISHQPSDFIRQHFPQIDATLSELGIDMTRQPIPVAPTAHYSCGGVVATADGLTDVVGLYAAGEVAYTGLHGANRLASNSLLECVVVGRRIATHIPDYLDQISDPTNNIEENIWQPLTVPNGYVVEKTAPAKAKLTATSEPIETSLENIAKIAALKSLMSHHLGISRNALELQQALQQVQAWQDAAAADNKIDSNLLTMVEKSPKDLSETLDHWRWQRLLHLATLMLQAALSRSESRGGHFRSDFPDSAAAAQVSIITPLLAAKTSTTTNVERLIPISILNASKTNSPTALSA, encoded by the coding sequence ATGACTACAGCTGTCCCGCAATCAGAAGTAAGCCCAGCTCAAACGCTCATTCCTAGTTCAGCTAAGCTCGACTCTATGGACTGCGACGTGCTAATTATTGGGGCGGGACTAGCGGGGTTAAGCACAGCGCTGTCTTTACCCACGACGCTAAAGGTCATTGTCCTAAGTAAAAAAGAGCTTACCGCTTGCTCTAGTCATTATGCGCAGGGGGGTATCGCTGCCAGTCTCGCTGCTGAGGACTCGGTAGAGGATCATATCGCGGATACTTTGGTCGCCGGCGATGGTCTCTGTGACAGTAGCAATACTGCTGAGATTTTGACGGCAGGTGCGAATGCGGTGGCTTGGCTACAAGCGCAGGGCGTGCCTTTTACCTTACAAGAGCAAGCCGCACTTGATAAGAATATAAATAGCCAAACGGGTCTGCCCTCACCTGTAGACTTACACTTAACGCAGGAAGGCGGCCATGGCAGACGCCGGGTCGCCCATGCCGATGATGCGACTGGCTACTATATTATGCAGACGCTGAGTCAGCAGACATTAGACGCCAGCAATATCACGGTATTAACCGGCTATGAGGCTTTAGAGCTGCTTAGTAGAGATACTATTGCGAGTGAAAAAGTTACAAGTGAACCCTCAGTTTGTAGCGGTGCCTTAGTGTTGGATAGCGAAAATCAAAATATACTGACCATCAACAGCGCCGCGACCGTATTGGCTACTGGCGGTTTAGGGCAATTATTTCAGCGCGCGACCGCTCCCGATGTGTGTATGGGCGACGGTATGATGATGGCTTGGCAAGCGGGCTGCCGTTTGGCGAATTTGGAATTTGTGCAATTTCACCCGACAGGTCTAGCTTTAGATAATAGCAACTTTCTCATTTCTGAAGCCTTGCGCGGCGAAGGTGCTTATCTACGCTGTCCGCTAACAGGTGAGCGCTTTATGGCTCAGTATGACGAGCGCTTAGAGTTAGCGCCCCGAGATATCGTCGCCCGGGCTATCGCTGCACAAATTAAGCAAAACGGTTTAGGCTATGTCCACCTAGATATCAGCCACCAACCGAGCGATTTTATTCGCCAACATTTCCCGCAAATTGATGCCACGCTAAGCGAACTCGGTATCGATATGACCCGCCAGCCCATCCCCGTAGCACCCACCGCGCATTACTCTTGTGGTGGTGTGGTTGCTACCGCGGATGGTCTCACCGATGTGGTTGGTCTCTATGCCGCTGGTGAAGTCGCCTATACCGGATTACACGGTGCCAATCGTCTTGCTAGCAACTCTCTGCTCGAGTGCGTGGTCGTCGGTCGCCGTATTGCTACCCATATCCCTGATTATCTTGACCAAATTAGTGACCCTACTAATAATATCGAAGAGAATATTTGGCAACCACTAACCGTGCCTAATGGTTATGTCGTCGAAAAAACAGCGCCTGCTAAAGCTAAGCTAACAGCTACTTCAGAACCCATTGAAACAAGTTTAGAAAATATAGCGAAAATTGCTGCGCTTAAATCTCTAATGAGTCATCATCTGGGTATTAGCCGTAATGCACTAGAGTTACAGCAAGCTTTACAGCAGGTGCAAGCGTGGCAAGACGCAGCAGCCGCAGATAATAAGATAGATTCCAACCTATTAACGATGGTGGAAAAATCTCCCAAGGATTTATCGGAGACGTTAGACCATTGGCGTTGGCAACGATTGCTGCACCTTGCTACGTTGATGCTACAAGCCGCCTTAAGCCGTAGTGAAAGCCGTGGGGGTCACTTCCGTAGCGATTTTCCAGATAGTGCAGCGGCAGCACAGGTCAGTATCATAACACCACTGTTAGCAGCAAAGACTTCAACGACCACCAATGTCGAAAGACTCATCCCTATCTCAATATTAAACGCAAGTAAGACTAACTCGCCAACTGCGCTATCTGCTTAA
- a CDS encoding lysine exporter LysO family protein: MQSPETVDNFKNLIMLVLVLTPLFIGFILPSSEQRTRLADKMLSYLVYIILTLIGIELAQVHGLGSQVGTIALYVTVLAILTIGSGLLGLMALDKFLPWQVRAQSQDIAKHRVSIRGSLVQVICVVIGYAIGWVLPESLLPPANTMTGLLMLLILLVGIGLKGSGITLKEVLVNKRGMQMSLVFTLAVLASGIVFSLMFSEVSMTQGMALSAGFGWYSLSAIVMTDAYGAVWGSVALFNDLIREFAALLFIPLFMRRYPSAAVGLGGATSLDFTLPIIQQSGGLTVVPLAISFGFIINIVSPVLMVALSALG, encoded by the coding sequence ATGCAAAGCCCTGAGACTGTCGATAATTTTAAAAACCTAATCATGTTGGTGTTGGTACTAACCCCACTATTTATTGGCTTTATCTTGCCATCGTCCGAGCAGCGCACGCGCCTAGCCGATAAGATGCTGTCGTATCTGGTCTATATTATTTTGACCCTCATTGGTATCGAGTTGGCACAAGTCCATGGGCTTGGGTCGCAGGTAGGGACTATCGCCTTATATGTGACCGTATTAGCCATCTTAACTATTGGCTCTGGCTTATTAGGGCTAATGGCATTGGATAAATTCTTGCCGTGGCAAGTTCGGGCACAAAGCCAAGATATCGCCAAACATCGCGTGAGTATCCGTGGTAGTTTGGTGCAAGTGATTTGCGTGGTGATTGGCTATGCGATTGGTTGGGTCTTACCCGAGAGTCTGCTGCCCCCTGCTAATACTATGACGGGGCTGCTAATGCTGCTGATTTTATTGGTCGGTATTGGTCTCAAGGGATCAGGAATTACCCTAAAAGAAGTGCTGGTGAATAAACGCGGCATGCAGATGAGCCTGGTGTTTACCTTGGCGGTATTGGCGAGTGGTATCGTGTTTTCCCTGATGTTTAGCGAAGTTTCTATGACTCAAGGGATGGCGCTATCGGCAGGCTTTGGTTGGTATTCGCTCTCGGCGATTGTGATGACCGACGCTTATGGCGCGGTTTGGGGCAGTGTGGCGCTATTTAATGACTTAATTCGTGAGTTTGCAGCGTTGCTATTTATCCCGTTATTTATGCGCCGTTATCCTTCAGCTGCTGTTGGGCTCGGCGGCGCTACCAGTCTCGACTTTACCTTACCTATCATCCAACAATCTGGTGGATTGACCGTCGTACCATTGGCTATTAGTTTTGGTTTTATTATTAATATCGTTTCACCGGTATTGATGGTGGCGCTGTCGGCGCTGGGCTAG
- a CDS encoding M48 metallopeptidase family protein, translated as MTPLKYIAHYPEQIQDQARLLISTDRLGDYITNKYPSQHEIQSDKALYDYINDIKSQYMRKSNPLSQVSYNSKLKVLKDALGIHTYQSRVQGSKLKSHSSITVASLFKEAPPEFLRMIVVHELAHFKEKEHSKAFYQLCRHMEPDYHQFELDTRLWLHWREL; from the coding sequence GTGACCCCCCTAAAGTACATCGCGCATTATCCTGAGCAAATCCAAGACCAAGCTCGCCTGCTCATTAGCACGGATCGGTTGGGTGATTATATTACCAATAAATATCCTAGCCAGCACGAGATTCAAAGTGACAAAGCGTTATATGACTATATCAATGACATAAAAAGTCAGTATATGCGCAAGAGTAATCCGTTGTCGCAAGTCAGCTATAACAGCAAACTTAAAGTGCTAAAGGATGCCTTGGGCATTCATACTTATCAATCGCGGGTGCAGGGCAGTAAACTTAAGTCGCACAGTAGCATTACGGTAGCCAGTCTTTTTAAAGAAGCGCCCCCTGAGTTTTTACGCATGATTGTCGTGCACGAATTGGCCCACTTTAAAGAAAAAGAGCATAGCAAAGCTTTCTATCAACTTTGCCGCCACATGGAACCGGACTACCATCAGTTTGAGCTGGATACGCGGCTTTGGTTACATTGGCGAGAGTTGTAG
- a CDS encoding OmpA family protein produces MAKFGKTKITTALLVIGGIALTGCQTKLTTIPNNDLNQANVPEFCIDKPIPRPVDENGHPLPVLLMGPLQLNIMGFFDFNSAKLDGDYANEIDKLPKYLAQCPNLPIVLLGHISEVEAANPQANNEHLGRKRAQTVKERLLNNGIAASRIQTYDCGMQFQIAPNDTDEGAWMNQRVFGWMAVQAESYVVNPRGLTGYQQRCEAFSE; encoded by the coding sequence ATGGCTAAGTTCGGAAAGACCAAAATCACTACCGCCTTACTAGTGATAGGAGGAATTGCGTTAACAGGCTGTCAAACTAAATTGACAACTATACCAAATAATGACCTCAACCAAGCCAATGTGCCAGAGTTTTGTATAGATAAGCCGATACCGCGACCTGTTGATGAAAATGGTCATCCGCTACCCGTACTGCTAATGGGGCCGCTTCAACTCAATATAATGGGGTTCTTTGACTTTAATAGTGCCAAGCTTGATGGAGATTATGCTAATGAGATAGACAAGTTACCTAAATATCTTGCCCAGTGCCCAAACTTGCCCATCGTACTTTTAGGTCATATCTCCGAGGTTGAAGCTGCTAATCCACAGGCAAATAATGAGCACTTAGGTCGCAAACGCGCGCAAACCGTCAAAGAGCGTCTGCTCAATAACGGCATAGCAGCCAGTAGAATCCAAACCTATGATTGTGGCATGCAGTTTCAAATTGCCCCTAACGATACTGATGAGGGCGCATGGATGAATCAACGAGTTTTTGGCTGGATGGCCGTACAAGCTGAGAGTTATGTGGTAAATCCGCGTGGACTCACAGGTTATCAGCAACGGTGTGAAGCGTTTTCAGAGTAA
- a CDS encoding FAD-dependent oxidoreductase, producing MTNHTLIIGGGITGASLALKLAQAKLPVTLIDARPELTAEKWQQILSKRDARVYALSLASIGLLKETGVWDKIEKSGRKADYSQMQVWQLDGVGELKFGDEDAAIPKLLGSMVEPLVIEHALWQRFQEEDVKNYLTVIAGQKVTDLDWLGAEKGYRVTLANGERVDGKLVVGADGRGSFVRKQASIGLDTLDYRQTAICCAIKTEKPHLATARQAMLPTGTLALLPLADITEEDHANPQHWQSIVWTLPTNQALDILNDSDEEIAASLAAACGYELGNIEQIESIASFPLNAQQADTYVRDNLVLVGDAAHGVHPLAGQGLNLGLLDVIELFATLHHDWQRSSGNSWAALSTLRRYERARRPHNSIMMHSFSAMNWLFAGEFAALRPVQQIRSEGMYRVSKIKPLMRLFARQASGV from the coding sequence ATGACCAATCACACCCTTATCATCGGCGGCGGCATTACTGGCGCTAGCCTCGCACTAAAACTGGCTCAAGCCAAACTTCCCGTCACGTTGATTGACGCTCGCCCTGAATTGACCGCTGAAAAATGGCAGCAAATCCTAAGCAAGCGCGATGCTCGCGTCTATGCGTTAAGCCTAGCCAGTATTGGCTTGCTTAAAGAAACCGGCGTTTGGGATAAAATCGAGAAATCTGGACGCAAAGCTGACTATTCACAGATGCAGGTCTGGCAATTAGATGGCGTTGGTGAGTTAAAGTTTGGTGATGAAGATGCCGCGATACCTAAGTTACTCGGTAGTATGGTAGAGCCATTGGTCATCGAGCACGCGCTTTGGCAACGTTTTCAGGAAGAGGATGTTAAGAACTATTTAACGGTCATCGCGGGACAGAAAGTTACCGATTTGGATTGGTTGGGTGCGGAAAAAGGCTACCGGGTCACGCTAGCCAATGGCGAGCGTGTGGATGGCAAACTGGTCGTAGGTGCTGATGGTCGTGGCTCTTTTGTGCGTAAACAAGCCAGCATTGGTCTCGATACTTTAGATTATCGCCAAACCGCTATTTGCTGTGCGATTAAGACCGAAAAGCCGCATTTAGCGACAGCGCGCCAAGCGATGTTACCGACGGGTACTTTAGCCTTATTACCACTAGCTGATATTACCGAAGAAGACCATGCCAACCCCCAACATTGGCAATCGATTGTATGGACGCTGCCGACCAACCAAGCACTAGATATCCTTAATGATTCGGACGAAGAAATAGCCGCGAGTTTAGCCGCTGCCTGTGGTTACGAGCTCGGTAATATCGAACAGATTGAATCGATTGCTAGTTTTCCCTTAAATGCGCAACAAGCCGATACTTATGTGCGGGATAACTTAGTTTTAGTTGGTGATGCTGCACATGGCGTGCATCCTTTGGCAGGTCAGGGGTTGAATCTAGGACTACTCGATGTGATTGAATTGTTTGCGACGTTGCATCATGACTGGCAACGCAGTAGCGGCAACAGTTGGGCAGCCTTGTCGACACTACGTCGTTATGAGCGCGCCCGTCGTCCGCATAACAGTATCATGATGCACAGTTTCTCTGCGATGAATTGGCTGTTCGCGGGTGAGTTTGCTGCGCTAAGACCAGTTCAACAAATTCGCAGTGAAGGCATGTACCGCGTCAGTAAAATTAAACCGTTGATGCGCCTGTTTGCTCGGCAGGCAAGTGGGGTTTAG
- a CDS encoding FAD-dependent monooxygenase, translated as MTETTPQTDKQNVKASLNQPITDQHVLIAGGGHVGLSFALLLAHHGIASTLIEKNAYPEISPADDAKRSHYLDSRNTALSRRTVQIYQEIGLWDELQSHACRIDAVQVSEQGSFGKATLNKAEEKVESFGQVMENAWLGRKLLLAVNASPLITVLDNTSVTKVDQAKASVSVTLQENSAASATLNSQDSSTANERVLTGSMLVACDGRDSSIRQLLGIDITTYDYKQSAIVGVVQTDKPHEHVAIERFSPAGPLAVLPLTDPDGDGHDLQQAGYRRSVVWVCRKGEEQQYLDDETLFLETLQTAFGQRAGKFVKAGRRGAYPLTRVLAKEQVKGRCVIMGNAAHTLHPVAGQGFNLCMRDAHVLAQMLASQVMRGEDIGETKMLKRYEAARQKDQKRVIRFCDAVVLGFTHPNRAVKLARNVALVAFDKLPNIKPLVATYAMGLKS; from the coding sequence ATGACTGAAACTACCCCTCAGACCGATAAGCAGAATGTTAAAGCCAGCCTTAACCAACCCATCACGGATCAGCATGTTTTAATTGCAGGCGGTGGTCATGTAGGCTTATCGTTTGCGCTATTGTTGGCGCACCACGGCATTGCTAGTACCCTTATTGAGAAGAACGCTTATCCAGAAATTAGCCCAGCTGATGATGCCAAACGCAGCCATTATTTAGACAGTCGTAATACCGCATTATCGCGCCGTACCGTGCAAATTTATCAAGAGATTGGCCTATGGGATGAGCTACAAAGCCATGCTTGTCGTATTGACGCAGTGCAGGTCAGCGAGCAGGGCAGCTTTGGTAAAGCCACATTAAATAAAGCGGAAGAAAAGGTCGAGTCTTTTGGTCAAGTGATGGAAAACGCTTGGCTCGGGCGTAAGCTTTTATTGGCGGTCAATGCTAGCCCATTAATTACGGTGCTTGATAATACGAGTGTCACCAAAGTAGACCAAGCTAAAGCATCTGTCAGCGTAACCCTGCAAGAAAATAGTGCTGCATCAGCTACCTTAAACAGTCAGGATAGCAGCACAGCTAATGAGCGCGTATTAACCGGGTCAATGCTGGTCGCTTGTGATGGTCGTGACTCTAGTATTCGCCAGCTGCTGGGCATTGATATTACCACTTATGATTATAAGCAATCCGCTATCGTTGGCGTGGTGCAAACGGATAAACCGCATGAGCACGTAGCCATTGAGCGTTTTAGTCCTGCCGGACCATTGGCCGTATTGCCTCTGACTGATCCAGATGGTGATGGCCATGATTTGCAGCAAGCGGGCTATCGTCGTTCGGTGGTTTGGGTGTGCCGGAAAGGGGAAGAGCAGCAGTATCTGGATGATGAAACCTTATTTTTAGAGACCTTACAAACCGCCTTTGGGCAACGCGCAGGCAAATTTGTCAAAGCCGGTCGTCGCGGCGCTTATCCACTAACACGGGTATTGGCTAAAGAACAAGTTAAAGGTCGCTGTGTCATTATGGGTAATGCGGCGCATACTTTGCATCCTGTAGCGGGACAAGGCTTTAACCTGTGTATGCGCGATGCTCATGTGTTGGCGCAAATGCTGGCGAGTCAGGTCATGCGTGGTGAGGATATCGGTGAGACGAAGATGCTTAAACGCTACGAAGCCGCCCGTCAAAAAGATCAAAAGCGGGTCATTCGCTTCTGTGATGCGGTAGTACTGGGCTTTACTCATCCGAACCGAGCGGTGAAGCTAGCACGTAATGTCGCGTTAGTGGCGTTTGATAAGTTGCCCAATATTAAGCCGCTGGTGGCGACTTATGCTATGGGGCTTAAGTCTTAG
- a CDS encoding OmpA family protein: MDTFKITGLLSFFLLSGCALQAVTAAPQALPANPLIEDVAAAQQLGSDDDPHRQQFTYDPGKSELKKTDLTAIAQIVKEYREIASYSKFKDKHWVFHIESHTAKDEVANELKLATARAEVIKQVLIEQYGIDPSLIQTHIHTSERPLVPNDSSAGRLINQRAYLTFSLDPI, encoded by the coding sequence TTGGATACTTTTAAAATCACTGGATTACTAAGCTTTTTTCTACTATCGGGGTGTGCGCTACAGGCGGTCACAGCAGCACCACAAGCCCTCCCTGCTAACCCACTTATAGAAGACGTTGCAGCTGCACAACAGCTAGGCTCTGACGATGACCCGCATAGGCAACAATTTACCTATGACCCTGGTAAGAGCGAGCTTAAAAAGACAGATCTTACTGCTATTGCTCAGATAGTTAAGGAATACCGAGAAATTGCCAGTTATTCTAAGTTTAAAGACAAGCATTGGGTCTTCCATATCGAAAGCCACACAGCCAAAGACGAAGTGGCTAATGAATTGAAGCTAGCGACAGCGCGGGCAGAAGTCATCAAGCAAGTCTTGATAGAGCAGTACGGTATCGACCCCAGCTTGATTCAAACCCATATCCATACTAGCGAGCGACCACTCGTGCCAAACGACTCTTCTGCGGGAAGATTAATCAATCAACGTGCTTACCTCACTTTTTCTTTAGACCCTATTTAA
- a CDS encoding PhoH family protein → MTDAITRKMNLDFLTSPQLKVLLGEYNNNIKYIQDRLDITISQRQHTVSLSGDLTAVERAESIFNKLADEAMTSKHISPEELHLIIQSSVSRELEAQEDDEDEDEMDGKMPNEYTPISLRTRKGKIIPRGGNQQEYVRQILTSDVSFGVGPAGTGKTYLAVACAVDMLERNEIERILLVRPAVEAGEKLGFLPGDLSQKIDPYLRPLYDALYEMLGFDKVGKMIERQIIEVAPLAYMRGRTLNNSFVILDEAQNTTPEQMKMFLTRLGFGSRAVITGDITQVDLPRGHKSGLAQALQILSKIEEIHITRFDSKDVVRHQLVQQIVEAYDVFDEEQESIKEARKQARIAEQDRRIVEAAAANSTPKA, encoded by the coding sequence TTGACTGACGCCATTACTCGTAAAATGAACTTAGACTTTTTAACTTCACCGCAGCTCAAAGTGCTTTTAGGTGAATACAACAACAATATCAAATACATTCAAGATCGCCTCGACATCACTATTAGCCAACGTCAGCATACTGTTAGTCTCTCGGGAGACTTAACAGCGGTGGAACGGGCCGAAAGCATTTTTAATAAGCTCGCTGATGAGGCGATGACCTCTAAACATATCAGCCCAGAAGAGCTGCATCTTATTATTCAATCTAGTGTTTCTCGTGAGTTAGAAGCTCAAGAAGACGACGAAGATGAAGACGAAATGGACGGCAAAATGCCGAATGAATACACCCCCATCAGCTTGCGTACCCGCAAAGGGAAAATTATCCCGCGTGGTGGCAACCAGCAAGAGTATGTCCGACAAATCCTAACCTCTGACGTCTCTTTTGGCGTTGGTCCTGCAGGTACTGGTAAGACTTATCTAGCTGTGGCATGTGCAGTAGATATGCTAGAGCGCAATGAGATTGAACGTATCTTATTGGTACGTCCTGCAGTAGAAGCCGGTGAAAAACTGGGCTTCTTACCGGGTGATTTATCACAGAAGATTGACCCGTATTTACGCCCTCTCTATGACGCTTTATACGAGATGTTAGGCTTTGATAAGGTTGGCAAAATGATTGAGCGCCAAATCATTGAAGTCGCCCCCCTCGCCTATATGCGCGGCCGTACTTTGAACAATTCTTTTGTAATTTTGGATGAAGCGCAGAATACCACGCCAGAACAGATGAAGATGTTTTTGACCCGTCTAGGCTTTGGCTCACGTGCGGTCATCACGGGTGATATTACCCAGGTCGATTTGCCACGCGGTCATAAGTCTGGCTTGGCGCAGGCACTACAGATTTTAAGTAAGATTGAAGAGATTCATATCACTAGATTTGACTCAAAAGACGTCGTTCGCCATCAATTGGTTCAGCAGATTGTCGAAGCTTATGATGTGTTTGATGAAGAGCAAGAGTCTATCAAAGAAGCGCGTAAACAGGCCCGTATTGCTGAGCAGGACCGTAGAATCGTGGAAGCGGCTGCCGCTAATAGTACTCCTAAAGCCTAG